A portion of the Lolium rigidum isolate FL_2022 chromosome 1, APGP_CSIRO_Lrig_0.1, whole genome shotgun sequence genome contains these proteins:
- the LOC124663543 gene encoding F-box protein At5g07610-like, producing the protein MSIPADRSRLRLEGPAPTRARCSASSSEAAAERLTDDLLLEILPRVPAKSLCRFRCVSKHWLDLIDHPDHRKKLPQTLAGFFYNKGFTSSSPESFLVPPILLTSVSGSPCPLTSTSVAFLPKYMSVYVLDCCNGLFLCRWYGVSTKIGEFSYIVCNPATEKWVALPSSGQATDNVLIARLGFDPTQSSHFHVFELLEDHDSWGPSPGLAGVAVYSSETGGWIHKKERWNQHIMLPYYDRTSADTVFLDSRLYFHAIGSGLSKCLAAVDTEGETWTNFGVPGGGLIEGFIQGSQGCLHYANFYRDDYNAAVRLQVYVLRNDESKEWILKHTVETSYVFGGIDVTLDWDFKWVGIHPQCNSIFFTGGWDTSFMRYNMDNQKVKVIRNLKDGNPPYLPYVPLYADLQSLEM; encoded by the exons ATGTCGATCCCGGCGGATCGCTCTCGCCTGCGGTTGGAAGGCCCTGCTCCAACCCGTGCCCG CTGCTCTGCGTCCTCCAGCGAGGCGGCGGCCGAGAGGCtcaccgacgacctcctcctgGAGATCCTCCCGCGCGTGCCCGCCAAATCCCTCTGCCGCTTCAGGTGTGTCTCCAAGCACTGGCTCGACCTCATCGACCACCCCGACCACCGCAAGAAGCTCCCGCAAACACTCGCTGGGTTCTTCTACAACAAAGGTTTCACCAGCAGCAGCCCGGAGTCCTTTTTGGTGCCGCCTATCCTCCTCACCAGTGTCTCGGGGAGCCCCTGCCCTCTGACCTCAACCTCTGTCGCGTTCCTGCCCAAGTAcatgagtgtttatgtcttggaCTGCTGCAATGGCCTCTTCCTCTGTCGCTGGTATGGCGTCTCCACCAAGATTGGAGAATTCAGCTACATTGTTTGCAATCCAGCCACGGAGAAATGGGTTGCGTTGCCGAGCTCCGGCCAGGCCACCGACAATGTGCTCATCGCACGTTTGGGCTTTGATCCGACCCAATCGTCGCATTTTCATGTGTTTGAGTTGTTGGAGGATCATGATAGCTGGGGCCCTTCCCCTGGCCTGGCCGGAGTGGCAGTGTATTCGTCTGAAACCGGAGGATGGATCCATAAGAAAGAGAGATGGAACCAACATATCATGCTCCCTTATTATGATCGTACCTCAGCAGACACTGTCTTTCTTGACAGCCGTCTGTATTTTCATGCCATTGGCAGTGGGTTGTCCAAATGTCTAGCTGCAGTGGACACGGAGGGGGAAACATGGACCAACTTCGGTGTCCCTGGTGGTGGTCTGATTGAGGGTTTTATTCAGGGGTCACAGGGCTGCTTGCACTATGCCAATTTCTATAGAGATGATTACAATGCTGCAGTTCGGCTACAAGTATATGTTCTCCGGAACGATGAAAGCAAAGAATGGATACTGAAGCACACCGTTGAAACTTCATATGTATTTGGAGGGATAGATGTTACCCTTGATTGGGATTTTAAGTGGGTTGGGATTCATCCGCAGTGTAACTCGATCTTCTTCACTGGAGGTTGGGATACCTCATTCATGCGCTATAATATGGATAATCAAAAAGTGAAAGTGATCCGCAATCTCAAAGATGGCAATCCACCATATCTGCCGTATGTGCCGTTGTACGCAGATTTACAATCTTTGGAAATGTGA